A stretch of Rhododendron vialii isolate Sample 1 chromosome 4a, ASM3025357v1 DNA encodes these proteins:
- the LOC131323260 gene encoding uncharacterized protein LOC131323260 isoform X3 encodes MQVKKKSFFYLLPDSLPIKHVFQGAKGAWFSHIEVCSQRVSDKLGLSECLAAEIRDQTSNSCNIADSLQPENSLSSANMNNSSCRRTKRGTKRIPRLKSVLQLAFGRVHLSKRKKRKRVKKNYFLHPTVEGLEESLSVGNEGDIAKERENFASITEGDLNEVRKSNALLENPSETFSETVSVSGIIKKYFSDYEEVTFCSNYTSRAYKSQCIEQLTAATNDNCSETKASVMPQFTPKTLPRSLPSLLPTDRSCKTSRNKIKRPEVGKRLVVASNKLGISASMRKSATGLCGRRDRKLMVPESSSLVRSLVFEVSDSDE; translated from the exons ATG CAGGTGAAGAAAAAATCATTCTTCTACCTCCTTCCTGATTCTTTGCCCATAAAGCATGTTTTTCAAGGGGCAAAAGGAGCATGGTTTAGTCACATTGAAGTGTGTTCTCAGAGGGTTTCTGATAAGTTGGGTTTGTCAGAATGTCTTGCTGCTGAAATCAGGGATCAAACCTCTAATAGTTGCAACATTGCTGATTCCCTTCAACCTGAAAACAGTTTATCAAGTGCTAACATGAATAATTCGAGTTGCAGACGAACCAAAAGAGGTACAAAGAGAATTCCACGCCTGAAATCTGTACTTCAATTGGCTTTTGGAAGGGTCCATCTTTcaaagaggaagaaaaggaagagggTAAAGAAAAATTACTTTCTACATCCTACAGTGGAAGGACTTGAGGAAAGCCTCAGTGTTGGAAATGAAGGAGATATTgctaaagagagagaaaattttgcTTCTATTACTGAAGGTGATCTGAATGAGGTGCGGAAATCAAATGCATTATTGGAGAACCCTAGTGAGACATTTTCAGAAACTGTGTCAGTTTCAGGCATCATCAAGAAATACTTTTCTGATTATGAGGAGGTGACATTTTGTTCTAATTATACATCTAGAGCTTACAAAAGTCAATGTATAGAGCAACTGACGGCTGCGACAAATGATAATTGCTCAGAGACAAAAGCTAGTGTAATGCCACAGTTTACACCTAAAACTCTTCCAAGAAGTTTACCTTCTCTGTTGCCTACTGACCGAAGTTGCAAAACCTCGAGGAATAAAATTAAGAGACCTGAAGTTGGGAAGCGTCTTGTTGTGGCCTCAAATAAGCTTGGTATTTCTGCAAGCATGCGAAAATCCGCCACTGGTCTTTGTGGCCGTAGAGATCGAAAATTAATGGTGCCCGAATCTTCTTCCCTTGTTAGAAGCTTAGTCTTTGAAGTCAGTGACAGTGATGAATGA
- the LOC131323260 gene encoding uncharacterized protein LOC131323260 isoform X4 gives MVKKKSFFYLLPDSLPIKHVFQGAKGAWFSHIEVCSQRVSDKLGLSECLAAEIRDQTSNSCNIADSLQPENSLSSANMNNSSCRRTKRGTKRIPRLKSVLQLAFGRVHLSKRKKRKRVKKNYFLHPTVEGLEESLSVGNEGDIAKERENFASITEGDLNEVRKSNALLENPSETFSETVSVSGIIKKYFSDYEEVTFCSNYTSRAYKSQCIEQLTAATNDNCSETKASVMPQFTPKTLPRSLPSLLPTDRSCKTSRNKIKRPEVGKRLVVASNKLGISASMRKSATGLCGRRDRKLMVPESSSLVRSLVFEVSDSDE, from the exons ATG GTGAAGAAAAAATCATTCTTCTACCTCCTTCCTGATTCTTTGCCCATAAAGCATGTTTTTCAAGGGGCAAAAGGAGCATGGTTTAGTCACATTGAAGTGTGTTCTCAGAGGGTTTCTGATAAGTTGGGTTTGTCAGAATGTCTTGCTGCTGAAATCAGGGATCAAACCTCTAATAGTTGCAACATTGCTGATTCCCTTCAACCTGAAAACAGTTTATCAAGTGCTAACATGAATAATTCGAGTTGCAGACGAACCAAAAGAGGTACAAAGAGAATTCCACGCCTGAAATCTGTACTTCAATTGGCTTTTGGAAGGGTCCATCTTTcaaagaggaagaaaaggaagagggTAAAGAAAAATTACTTTCTACATCCTACAGTGGAAGGACTTGAGGAAAGCCTCAGTGTTGGAAATGAAGGAGATATTgctaaagagagagaaaattttgcTTCTATTACTGAAGGTGATCTGAATGAGGTGCGGAAATCAAATGCATTATTGGAGAACCCTAGTGAGACATTTTCAGAAACTGTGTCAGTTTCAGGCATCATCAAGAAATACTTTTCTGATTATGAGGAGGTGACATTTTGTTCTAATTATACATCTAGAGCTTACAAAAGTCAATGTATAGAGCAACTGACGGCTGCGACAAATGATAATTGCTCAGAGACAAAAGCTAGTGTAATGCCACAGTTTACACCTAAAACTCTTCCAAGAAGTTTACCTTCTCTGTTGCCTACTGACCGAAGTTGCAAAACCTCGAGGAATAAAATTAAGAGACCTGAAGTTGGGAAGCGTCTTGTTGTGGCCTCAAATAAGCTTGGTATTTCTGCAAGCATGCGAAAATCCGCCACTGGTCTTTGTGGCCGTAGAGATCGAAAATTAATGGTGCCCGAATCTTCTTCCCTTGTTAGAAGCTTAGTCTTTGAAGTCAGTGACAGTGATGAATGA
- the LOC131323260 gene encoding uncharacterized protein LOC131323260 isoform X2: protein MGSTAKVPVFATTSLGTNIAIDVSPNITAGDLKSEIERAHLNCFPKVGEIRADGLMVKKKSFFYLLPDSLPIKHVFQGAKGAWFSHIEVCSQRVSDKLGLSECLAAEIRDQTSNSCNIADSLQPENSLSSANMNNSSCRRTKRGTKRIPRLKSVLQLAFGRVHLSKRKKRKRVKKNYFLHPTVEGLEESLSVGNEGDIAKERENFASITEGDLNEVRKSNALLENPSETFSETVSVSGIIKKYFSDYEEVTFCSNYTSRAYKSQCIEQLTAATNDNCSETKASVMPQFTPKTLPRSLPSLLPTDRSCKTSRNKIKRPEVGKRLVVASNKLGISASMRKSATGLCGRRDRKLMVPESSSLVRSLVFEVSDSDE, encoded by the exons ATGGGTTCGACAGCTAAAGTACCAGTGTTCGCGACTACTAGTTTGGGCACCAACATTGCAATCGATGTATCTCCAAATATTACTGCTGGAGATCTCAAGA GTGAAATCGAGAGAGCTCACTTGAATTGCTTCCCCAAAGTTGGGGAGATCAGGGCAGATGGATTAATG GTGAAGAAAAAATCATTCTTCTACCTCCTTCCTGATTCTTTGCCCATAAAGCATGTTTTTCAAGGGGCAAAAGGAGCATGGTTTAGTCACATTGAAGTGTGTTCTCAGAGGGTTTCTGATAAGTTGGGTTTGTCAGAATGTCTTGCTGCTGAAATCAGGGATCAAACCTCTAATAGTTGCAACATTGCTGATTCCCTTCAACCTGAAAACAGTTTATCAAGTGCTAACATGAATAATTCGAGTTGCAGACGAACCAAAAGAGGTACAAAGAGAATTCCACGCCTGAAATCTGTACTTCAATTGGCTTTTGGAAGGGTCCATCTTTcaaagaggaagaaaaggaagagggTAAAGAAAAATTACTTTCTACATCCTACAGTGGAAGGACTTGAGGAAAGCCTCAGTGTTGGAAATGAAGGAGATATTgctaaagagagagaaaattttgcTTCTATTACTGAAGGTGATCTGAATGAGGTGCGGAAATCAAATGCATTATTGGAGAACCCTAGTGAGACATTTTCAGAAACTGTGTCAGTTTCAGGCATCATCAAGAAATACTTTTCTGATTATGAGGAGGTGACATTTTGTTCTAATTATACATCTAGAGCTTACAAAAGTCAATGTATAGAGCAACTGACGGCTGCGACAAATGATAATTGCTCAGAGACAAAAGCTAGTGTAATGCCACAGTTTACACCTAAAACTCTTCCAAGAAGTTTACCTTCTCTGTTGCCTACTGACCGAAGTTGCAAAACCTCGAGGAATAAAATTAAGAGACCTGAAGTTGGGAAGCGTCTTGTTGTGGCCTCAAATAAGCTTGGTATTTCTGCAAGCATGCGAAAATCCGCCACTGGTCTTTGTGGCCGTAGAGATCGAAAATTAATGGTGCCCGAATCTTCTTCCCTTGTTAGAAGCTTAGTCTTTGAAGTCAGTGACAGTGATGAATGA
- the LOC131323260 gene encoding uncharacterized protein LOC131323260 isoform X1, translating to MGSTAKVPVFATTSLGTNIAIDVSPNITAGDLKSEIERAHLNCFPKVGEIRADGLMQVKKKSFFYLLPDSLPIKHVFQGAKGAWFSHIEVCSQRVSDKLGLSECLAAEIRDQTSNSCNIADSLQPENSLSSANMNNSSCRRTKRGTKRIPRLKSVLQLAFGRVHLSKRKKRKRVKKNYFLHPTVEGLEESLSVGNEGDIAKERENFASITEGDLNEVRKSNALLENPSETFSETVSVSGIIKKYFSDYEEVTFCSNYTSRAYKSQCIEQLTAATNDNCSETKASVMPQFTPKTLPRSLPSLLPTDRSCKTSRNKIKRPEVGKRLVVASNKLGISASMRKSATGLCGRRDRKLMVPESSSLVRSLVFEVSDSDE from the exons ATGGGTTCGACAGCTAAAGTACCAGTGTTCGCGACTACTAGTTTGGGCACCAACATTGCAATCGATGTATCTCCAAATATTACTGCTGGAGATCTCAAGA GTGAAATCGAGAGAGCTCACTTGAATTGCTTCCCCAAAGTTGGGGAGATCAGGGCAGATGGATTAATG CAGGTGAAGAAAAAATCATTCTTCTACCTCCTTCCTGATTCTTTGCCCATAAAGCATGTTTTTCAAGGGGCAAAAGGAGCATGGTTTAGTCACATTGAAGTGTGTTCTCAGAGGGTTTCTGATAAGTTGGGTTTGTCAGAATGTCTTGCTGCTGAAATCAGGGATCAAACCTCTAATAGTTGCAACATTGCTGATTCCCTTCAACCTGAAAACAGTTTATCAAGTGCTAACATGAATAATTCGAGTTGCAGACGAACCAAAAGAGGTACAAAGAGAATTCCACGCCTGAAATCTGTACTTCAATTGGCTTTTGGAAGGGTCCATCTTTcaaagaggaagaaaaggaagagggTAAAGAAAAATTACTTTCTACATCCTACAGTGGAAGGACTTGAGGAAAGCCTCAGTGTTGGAAATGAAGGAGATATTgctaaagagagagaaaattttgcTTCTATTACTGAAGGTGATCTGAATGAGGTGCGGAAATCAAATGCATTATTGGAGAACCCTAGTGAGACATTTTCAGAAACTGTGTCAGTTTCAGGCATCATCAAGAAATACTTTTCTGATTATGAGGAGGTGACATTTTGTTCTAATTATACATCTAGAGCTTACAAAAGTCAATGTATAGAGCAACTGACGGCTGCGACAAATGATAATTGCTCAGAGACAAAAGCTAGTGTAATGCCACAGTTTACACCTAAAACTCTTCCAAGAAGTTTACCTTCTCTGTTGCCTACTGACCGAAGTTGCAAAACCTCGAGGAATAAAATTAAGAGACCTGAAGTTGGGAAGCGTCTTGTTGTGGCCTCAAATAAGCTTGGTATTTCTGCAAGCATGCGAAAATCCGCCACTGGTCTTTGTGGCCGTAGAGATCGAAAATTAATGGTGCCCGAATCTTCTTCCCTTGTTAGAAGCTTAGTCTTTGAAGTCAGTGACAGTGATGAATGA